The Urbifossiella limnaea genome has a window encoding:
- a CDS encoding SPL family radical SAM protein, translated as MDVIESRSIFSPATGFIRRGGFDWTCNPYVGCTFGCTYCYAAFLPQNRRPVEEWGRWLTAKTNAVELARRKAKKVAGAAVYMSSVTDPYQPAERSLFLTRGILEALLPHQPRLVIQTRGPLVVRDIDLLREFRHVRVNLSVPTDSEDVRRAFEPKAPPLERRWVVAEELKAAGVPVGLCVTPTLPLADPDAFAARLAAFAPAVLVCQDFHAAGGGFGADTGGAARVLLARTEWSPERYRAFADVLRTRYPTFEGEAGFFPPAEMTRPA; from the coding sequence GTGGACGTGATCGAATCGCGTTCCATCTTCTCGCCCGCCACCGGCTTCATCCGCCGCGGCGGGTTCGACTGGACCTGTAATCCCTACGTCGGTTGCACATTCGGCTGTACCTACTGCTACGCCGCGTTCCTGCCGCAGAATCGCCGCCCGGTTGAAGAATGGGGCCGCTGGCTCACCGCGAAGACGAACGCGGTCGAACTGGCCCGTCGGAAGGCTAAGAAGGTCGCCGGTGCGGCCGTGTACATGTCCAGCGTCACCGACCCGTACCAACCCGCGGAACGAAGTCTGTTCCTGACCCGCGGCATTCTCGAAGCCCTCCTCCCGCATCAGCCCCGGCTCGTGATCCAGACCCGGGGGCCGCTCGTGGTCCGCGACATCGACCTGCTGCGGGAGTTCCGCCACGTCCGCGTGAACCTGTCCGTCCCGACCGATTCGGAAGACGTGCGGCGGGCGTTCGAGCCGAAGGCGCCGCCGCTCGAACGCCGGTGGGTCGTGGCCGAGGAACTGAAGGCCGCCGGCGTCCCCGTCGGGCTCTGCGTCACGCCGACGTTGCCGCTCGCCGACCCGGACGCCTTCGCCGCGCGGCTGGCGGCCTTCGCCCCCGCGGTACTGGTGTGCCAGGACTTCCACGCCGCCGGCGGCGGCTTCGGGGCCGACACCGGCGGCGCCGCCCGCGTCCTACTCGCCCGGACCGAGTGGTCGCCGGAACGATACCGCGCGTTTGCCGACGTGCTGCGCACCCGCTACCCCACGTTCGAAGGCGAGGCTGGATTCTTCCCGCCCGCTGAAATGACTCGCCCCGCGTGA
- a CDS encoding WD40 repeat domain-containing protein encodes MPRLLSLALVLVAPGFAAAAPAVSAAAYHPQAKTVAFGLHGGVKLFDPSTAAEVGSVAGVTGRVTALAFAPSGAWLAVAAGEPGKSGVVAVVPLDAAGKPAGPAKAAATHKDSVYAVAVSDDGTRLATAGYDRVIQVYELAPDGTAKLVHSLRDHSDTIYALAFQPGGLLLASAAGDRAVKVWDVLTGTRLYTLGESTDWLYALAWNPDGRHLAAAGVDRSIRVWAVDRAGGRLVHSVFAHPRPVSRLGFSGDGKALFSVAEDGGVKAWDASKMTETRVFPAQPDVVLGFAVRRDGKQLALGLFDGTALLVDASTGQPTARPLPAKAAPPKAEKANPTGVPRGKTTRVAVAGKQLDQATGLTANVPGVTGKIVPTGRSATGLELEVTVPPGAAVGPVVLTLEGPGGKSPPLTLAVDRHAAVPESGNTDSARQSMLVGLPGTVTGAIDRAGDVDYFRFTAKAGDPIGVQVVAAELGSKLDPVLVLTDADGRVLAEGGAVLGFRVPAAGGYAVGVRDREYRGGTDFTYRLHLGDVPVVTGVFPLGVQRGRITTVHVSGVHLGDDTLTIPVTVPADAAPGSKVNVPLPQTGERPLGAAQVIVDEFPSAVIDPTGGEVRVPGTADGILAKPGDARTVRFAAKKGEKLLVEVTAARAGSPVDSVAEVLDAAGKPVPRAVLRATTRTFVAFRDHDSAVPGIRLTVWPDLAIDDYLYVDGEVMKILALPRNPDDDCQFYQAGGRRVGFLDTTPCHHSMDSPMYRVEVHPPGRTFPPNGQPVFALNYRNDDGGPGFGTDSRLLFEAPAEGVYQVRVSDTRGAGGPTHAFRVTVRPPRPDFALAFNPTAPAVWRNGAVPVSVTATRRDGFDGPIRLKLEGLPPGFHAPESSIEAGQLGTAFALSASADAVVPAGAMLKLVGTARIDGKDVTREAAGGAPKALDTADVRTTVRQAELVVRPGQEVKFTVDIERRNGFGGRVPLDVRGLPHGVRVMNVGLNGILVTERDTSREVTLYCEPWVKPTEHPIVVLARHEAKNTEHAARSLPLKVVP; translated from the coding sequence ATGCCGCGGCTCCTCTCCCTCGCGCTCGTGCTCGTCGCCCCGGGGTTTGCGGCGGCGGCCCCCGCCGTGTCCGCGGCGGCGTACCACCCACAGGCCAAGACCGTCGCCTTCGGCCTGCACGGCGGGGTGAAGCTGTTCGACCCCAGCACGGCGGCGGAAGTCGGCAGCGTCGCCGGTGTGACCGGCCGCGTCACCGCACTGGCGTTTGCGCCGTCCGGGGCGTGGCTGGCGGTCGCGGCCGGGGAGCCGGGAAAGTCGGGAGTGGTGGCGGTCGTGCCGCTCGACGCCGCGGGCAAGCCGGCCGGCCCGGCGAAGGCCGCCGCGACGCACAAGGACAGCGTGTACGCCGTCGCCGTGTCCGACGACGGTACCCGGCTTGCTACCGCAGGCTACGACCGCGTCATCCAGGTCTACGAGCTGGCCCCGGACGGCACTGCGAAGCTGGTTCATTCGCTCCGCGACCACAGCGACACGATCTACGCTCTGGCCTTCCAGCCGGGCGGGCTACTGCTCGCGTCCGCGGCCGGCGACCGGGCCGTGAAGGTTTGGGACGTGCTGACCGGCACCCGCCTGTACACGCTCGGCGAGTCCACCGACTGGCTGTACGCCCTGGCGTGGAACCCGGACGGCCGCCACCTCGCCGCCGCCGGCGTGGACCGCAGCATCCGCGTGTGGGCCGTCGATCGCGCCGGCGGGCGGCTCGTGCATTCCGTCTTCGCCCACCCGCGGCCCGTCAGCCGACTCGGGTTTAGCGGCGACGGCAAAGCGCTGTTCAGCGTCGCGGAGGACGGCGGCGTCAAGGCCTGGGACGCGTCGAAAATGACCGAGACGCGCGTGTTCCCCGCCCAACCCGACGTCGTGCTCGGCTTCGCCGTCCGCCGCGACGGCAAGCAACTGGCGCTCGGCCTGTTCGACGGCACCGCCCTGCTCGTCGACGCGTCGACCGGACAACCGACGGCCCGGCCGCTCCCCGCGAAGGCGGCCCCGCCGAAGGCCGAGAAGGCCAACCCGACCGGGGTGCCGCGCGGCAAGACGACCCGCGTCGCGGTCGCCGGGAAGCAACTCGATCAGGCGACCGGCCTGACCGCGAACGTGCCGGGCGTCACCGGGAAGATCGTCCCGACGGGGCGTAGCGCGACGGGGCTCGAACTCGAAGTGACGGTGCCGCCGGGTGCCGCGGTCGGGCCGGTGGTGCTGACGCTCGAGGGGCCGGGCGGCAAGTCGCCGCCGCTGACGCTCGCCGTCGACCGGCACGCCGCCGTCCCCGAGTCCGGCAACACCGACTCGGCGCGGCAGTCCATGCTCGTCGGCCTCCCCGGCACCGTGACGGGGGCCATCGACCGCGCCGGCGACGTGGACTACTTCCGCTTCACCGCCAAGGCCGGCGACCCGATCGGGGTGCAGGTCGTCGCCGCCGAGCTTGGCTCGAAGCTCGACCCCGTCCTCGTTCTCACCGACGCCGACGGCCGGGTTCTGGCCGAGGGCGGCGCCGTGCTCGGCTTCCGCGTCCCGGCGGCGGGCGGCTACGCCGTCGGCGTCCGCGACCGCGAGTACCGCGGCGGCACCGACTTCACGTACCGGCTGCACCTGGGCGACGTGCCCGTCGTCACCGGCGTCTTCCCGCTCGGCGTGCAGCGCGGCCGCATCACCACCGTACACGTCAGCGGCGTCCACCTCGGCGACGACACGCTGACGATCCCCGTCACTGTGCCGGCGGACGCGGCGCCCGGCTCGAAGGTGAACGTGCCCCTGCCCCAGACTGGCGAGCGACCGCTCGGCGCGGCCCAGGTGATCGTGGACGAGTTCCCGTCGGCCGTGATCGACCCCACCGGCGGCGAGGTCCGCGTTCCCGGCACCGCCGACGGCATCCTGGCCAAGCCGGGCGACGCCCGGACGGTGCGGTTCGCCGCGAAGAAGGGTGAGAAGCTGCTCGTCGAAGTGACCGCGGCCCGCGCCGGGTCGCCGGTGGACTCCGTCGCCGAGGTGCTGGACGCGGCCGGGAAGCCGGTGCCGCGCGCGGTTCTGCGAGCGACGACGAGGACGTTCGTGGCCTTCCGCGACCACGACTCCGCCGTACCCGGCATCCGCCTGACCGTCTGGCCCGACCTGGCGATCGACGACTACCTGTACGTCGACGGCGAGGTGATGAAGATCCTGGCCCTGCCCCGCAACCCGGACGACGACTGCCAGTTCTACCAGGCCGGTGGCCGCCGCGTCGGGTTCCTTGACACCACGCCGTGCCACCACAGCATGGACAGCCCGATGTACCGCGTCGAGGTTCACCCGCCGGGCCGCACCTTCCCGCCGAACGGTCAGCCGGTGTTCGCCCTGAACTACCGCAACGACGACGGCGGCCCCGGCTTCGGCACCGACTCGCGCCTCCTGTTCGAGGCGCCCGCCGAGGGCGTGTACCAGGTCCGCGTCAGCGACACCCGCGGGGCCGGCGGGCCGACGCACGCCTTCCGCGTCACCGTGCGGCCGCCGCGCCCCGACTTCGCGCTCGCGTTCAACCCGACGGCGCCGGCCGTGTGGCGGAACGGGGCCGTGCCGGTGAGCGTGACCGCGACCCGCCGCGACGGCTTCGACGGGCCGATCCGCCTGAAGCTCGAGGGGCTGCCGCCCGGGTTTCATGCCCCGGAATCGAGCATCGAGGCCGGCCAGCTCGGCACCGCGTTCGCGCTGTCCGCCTCCGCCGACGCCGTCGTGCCGGCCGGGGCGATGCTGAAGCTCGTCGGCACGGCCCGGATCGACGGTAAAGACGTGACGCGCGAGGCCGCTGGCGGTGCCCCGAAGGCGCTCGACACCGCCGACGTCCGCACCACCGTCCGGCAGGCGGAGTTGGTCGTCCGGCCGGGTCAGGAGGTGAAGTTCACGGTGGACATCGAACGCCGCAACGGCTTCGGCGGTCGGGTGCCGTTGGACGTGCGGGGCTTGCCACACGGCGTCCGCGTCATGAACGTGGGGCTGAACGGCATCCTCGTGACGGAGCGCGACACGAGCCGCGAGGTGACCTTGTACTGCGAGCCGTGGGTGAAGCCGACGGAGCACCCGATCGTGGTACTGGCCCGGCACGAGGCGAAGAACACGGAACACGCGGCACGGTCGCTGCCGCTCAAGGTGGTGCCGTAG
- a CDS encoding PrkA family serine protein kinase — MAAAAAILDSIRSQIDLTDYKKLHWEGSFQDYLNTVLAQPAVTRTAYQRLYDMVMSHGTEDIYENKDKLTRFKFFTDFAARHGDGIYGLDRSLMQLVNTFKSAALGYGTERRVILLHGPVGSAKSTIARLLKRGLEEYSRTDEGMLFSFSWKGPDGTWVKDPMHGEPLQLVPEEYRAELVGRLNENGAKPYAYEVRIKGDLSPFSRYEYATRLQKYDGDWLKMLDNEVRVYRMLLSEKDRVGIGTFQPKDEKNQDSTELTGDINYRKIAEYGSDSDPRAFNFDGELNIANRGIVEFIEVLKLDVAFLYDLLGASQEHKIKPKKFAQTDIDEVILGHTNEPEYRRLQNNEFMEALRDRTVKIDIPYVTRLRDEVKIYEKDYSTAKVRGKHIAPHTVEVAAMWAVLTRLTPPKHASLSVLQKLKLYNGKTMPGFTEDNVIELKRDAVAEGMTGISPRYIQDKISNALVAHPDEDNINPFMVMKELEDGLRHHSLIKDEDQYRHYKELLSVVREEYEDIVKNEVQRAIAADEDALVRLCGNYMDNVKAYTQREKVRDRYTGNYGEPDERLMRSVEEKIDIPEGRKDDFRREIMNYIGALAIDGKKFDYKTNERLQKALELKLFEDQKDSIKLSSIVSNVVDKATQEKIDVVKSRLIRNYGYNESSATDVLNFVASIFARGNPKPK; from the coding sequence ATGGCAGCTGCCGCCGCGATCCTCGACAGCATCCGCTCCCAGATCGACCTCACCGACTACAAGAAACTCCACTGGGAGGGGTCGTTCCAGGACTACCTGAACACCGTCCTCGCGCAGCCGGCGGTCACCCGCACCGCGTACCAGCGGCTGTACGACATGGTCATGTCGCACGGCACCGAGGACATCTACGAGAACAAGGACAAGCTCACCCGGTTCAAGTTCTTCACCGACTTCGCCGCCCGCCACGGCGACGGCATCTACGGCCTCGACCGGTCGCTGATGCAGCTGGTGAACACGTTCAAGAGCGCCGCCCTCGGGTACGGCACCGAGCGCCGCGTGATCCTGCTCCACGGCCCGGTCGGCAGCGCGAAGAGCACCATCGCCCGGCTCCTGAAGCGCGGCCTGGAGGAGTACAGCCGGACGGACGAGGGGATGCTGTTCTCGTTCTCGTGGAAGGGGCCGGACGGCACCTGGGTAAAAGACCCGATGCACGGCGAGCCGCTGCAACTGGTACCGGAAGAGTACCGCGCCGAGCTGGTGGGCCGGCTGAACGAGAACGGCGCGAAGCCCTACGCCTACGAGGTCCGCATCAAGGGCGACCTGTCGCCGTTCAGCCGGTACGAGTACGCCACCCGCCTCCAGAAGTACGACGGCGACTGGCTGAAGATGCTGGACAACGAGGTGCGGGTCTACCGGATGCTGCTGTCCGAGAAGGACCGCGTCGGCATCGGCACCTTCCAGCCGAAGGACGAGAAGAACCAGGACAGCACCGAGCTGACCGGCGACATCAACTACCGCAAGATCGCGGAGTACGGCAGCGACAGCGACCCGCGGGCGTTCAACTTCGATGGCGAACTGAACATCGCCAACCGCGGCATCGTCGAGTTCATCGAGGTGCTGAAGCTGGACGTGGCCTTCCTGTACGACCTGCTCGGGGCGAGCCAGGAGCACAAGATCAAGCCGAAGAAGTTCGCCCAGACGGACATCGACGAAGTGATCCTCGGCCACACCAACGAGCCCGAGTACCGCCGGCTCCAAAACAACGAGTTCATGGAGGCCCTGCGGGACCGCACGGTCAAGATCGACATCCCCTACGTCACCCGGCTGCGGGACGAGGTGAAGATTTACGAGAAGGACTACAGCACCGCGAAGGTCCGCGGCAAGCACATCGCCCCGCACACCGTCGAGGTGGCGGCGATGTGGGCCGTGCTGACCCGGCTGACGCCGCCGAAGCACGCCAGCCTGAGCGTGCTGCAAAAGCTGAAGCTGTACAACGGCAAGACGATGCCGGGCTTCACCGAAGACAACGTCATCGAGCTGAAGCGGGACGCCGTGGCCGAGGGGATGACCGGGATCAGCCCGCGCTACATCCAGGACAAGATCAGCAACGCCCTGGTGGCCCACCCGGACGAGGACAACATCAACCCCTTCATGGTCATGAAGGAGCTTGAAGACGGCCTGCGGCACCACTCGCTGATCAAGGACGAGGACCAGTACCGGCACTACAAGGAGTTGCTGAGCGTCGTCCGCGAGGAGTACGAGGACATCGTCAAGAACGAGGTGCAGCGGGCGATCGCGGCCGACGAGGACGCGCTGGTCCGGCTGTGCGGCAACTACATGGACAACGTGAAGGCGTACACCCAGCGGGAGAAGGTGCGCGACCGCTACACCGGCAACTACGGCGAGCCCGACGAGCGGCTGATGCGCAGCGTCGAGGAGAAGATCGACATCCCCGAGGGCCGCAAGGACGACTTCCGCCGCGAGATCATGAACTACATCGGCGCCCTGGCCATCGACGGCAAGAAGTTCGACTACAAGACTAACGAGCGGCTCCAGAAGGCGCTCGAGTTGAAGCTGTTCGAGGACCAGAAGGACTCGATCAAGCTGAGCAGCATCGTGTCGAACGTGGTGGACAAGGCGACGCAGGAAAAGATCGACGTGGTGAAGTCTCGACTCATCCGCAACTACGGCTATAATGAGTCGAGTGCTACCGACGTGCTGAACTTCGTGGCGAGCATCTTCGCCCGGGGGAATCCGAAGCCGAAGTAG
- a CDS encoding YebC/PmpR family DNA-binding transcriptional regulator: MAGHSHYKNMVRHKNAVDAKRGKLFSKLSRYIIIAARNGGGDPTMNLKLRYAIDKARSVSMPKENIERAIKRGTGELEGVDYAEILYEGRAAGGIAVLAEILTDNRNRTAGEIKKIFERANAEVGKPGSAAYLFDRKGFFAVDATKYPDEERLMTAVLEAGAEDLTREGDVFEITCDPSSFSAVLDALTAADVEPAEAEVKYLAKTLQDVDVETGRKVVRLMEALDDHDDVQTVHTDAALTEEMGE, from the coding sequence ATGGCCGGACACAGTCATTACAAGAACATGGTGCGGCACAAGAATGCCGTGGACGCCAAGCGGGGCAAGCTGTTCAGCAAACTCAGCCGGTACATCATCATCGCCGCCCGGAACGGCGGCGGCGACCCGACGATGAACCTCAAGCTCCGCTACGCGATCGACAAGGCCCGGTCGGTGTCGATGCCCAAGGAGAACATCGAGCGGGCGATCAAGCGCGGCACCGGCGAGTTGGAGGGCGTGGACTACGCCGAAATCCTGTACGAGGGCCGTGCCGCGGGCGGGATCGCCGTCCTGGCCGAGATCCTCACCGACAACCGCAACCGCACCGCGGGCGAGATCAAAAAGATCTTCGAGCGGGCGAACGCCGAGGTCGGCAAGCCCGGGTCGGCGGCGTACCTCTTCGATCGCAAGGGGTTCTTCGCCGTAGACGCGACCAAGTACCCGGACGAAGAGCGGCTGATGACCGCAGTCCTGGAGGCCGGCGCCGAAGACCTGACGCGGGAAGGGGACGTGTTCGAGATCACCTGCGACCCGTCCAGCTTCTCGGCCGTGCTCGACGCCCTGACGGCGGCCGACGTGGAGCCAGCTGAGGCTGAGGTGAAGTACCTTGCCAAGACGTTGCAGGACGTGGACGTGGAGACCGGCAGAAAGGTGGTGCGGCTGATGGAGGCGCTCGACGACCACGACGACGTGCAGACCGTCCACACCGACGCGGCACTGACCGAAGAGATGGGGGAGTAA
- the mug gene encoding G/U mismatch-specific DNA glycosylase yields the protein MKRPTRADLLAAAGKTVPDVTAPGLKVLFCGINPGLYTAAIGHHFGRPGNRFWPTLHAAGFTPRLFDPSEEQQLLPLGYGITNVVSRATAAADELADDEVRAGGLVLVEKLRRLAPTFLAVLGVGAYRVAFGRPKAAVGEQPERIGETRVWVLPNPSGLNVFYQQKMVALFSELRGVACPSHG from the coding sequence GTGAAGAGACCAACCCGCGCCGATCTCCTCGCCGCCGCCGGCAAGACTGTTCCCGACGTGACCGCCCCTGGGTTGAAGGTACTGTTCTGCGGCATCAACCCGGGGCTGTACACGGCGGCGATCGGCCACCACTTCGGCCGCCCCGGCAACCGCTTCTGGCCGACCCTCCACGCCGCCGGGTTCACCCCGCGGCTGTTTGACCCCTCCGAGGAGCAGCAGTTGCTGCCACTCGGCTACGGCATCACGAACGTGGTCTCCCGCGCCACCGCCGCCGCAGACGAACTGGCCGATGACGAGGTCCGTGCCGGCGGGTTGGTGCTCGTCGAGAAGCTGAGACGGCTCGCGCCGACGTTCCTGGCGGTGTTGGGTGTTGGCGCATATCGCGTGGCGTTCGGGAGGCCGAAAGCTGCCGTCGGCGAGCAACCGGAGCGGATCGGCGAGACGCGGGTGTGGGTGCTCCCAAATCCGAGCGGGCTGAACGTCTTTTACCAGCAGAAGATGGTTGCACTTTTCTCAGAACTGCGTGGGGTAGCTTGCCCCTCGCATGGTTGA
- a CDS encoding di-heme oxidoredictase family protein — protein sequence MSRLSPSGQRKVFGLGMVVTAVAVGYWTFFSDGLPIWRGPSASASEIAAGRELFEREWSANDPMARGDGLGPVFNARSCAACHFQGGLGGGGANEHNALGFEVLPRPGDHTFRSGTIHNFSTNPAVRETIGRLSQIHPTVTGSTTVTGTPDCQRTITVPDFNPVRTQPVQATALFGAGWIDLISDRAILRNARNRGVQNAVRELSLQFDDIPVGKVRHVAGGVGKFGWRGQFHTLSEFVSVACANELGLGTPDNPQAQPFTSHSPASEPDLDRTQVRQLVAFVKTLPRPIEADGGAHAARGRQLFGEIGCAACHVPDLGGVTGVYSDFLLYVMEDPVPSGGRGGSAYDPAPPELNLPGRPGSETEPNEWKTPPLWGVADSAPYWHDGTAPSLKDAVLKHRGNGKAVSERFKKLPAADQESVLAFLGTLKAPPDAQPLRNSAVTRLARK from the coding sequence ATGAGCCGCCTGTCGCCGTCCGGTCAGCGCAAAGTGTTCGGCCTGGGGATGGTCGTGACCGCCGTCGCGGTCGGGTACTGGACGTTCTTCTCGGACGGCCTGCCGATCTGGCGCGGCCCGTCGGCCTCGGCCTCGGAGATCGCCGCGGGCCGGGAGTTGTTCGAGCGCGAGTGGAGCGCGAACGACCCGATGGCCCGCGGCGACGGGCTCGGGCCGGTGTTCAACGCCCGGTCGTGCGCCGCCTGCCACTTCCAGGGCGGGCTCGGCGGCGGCGGGGCGAACGAGCACAACGCGTTGGGCTTCGAGGTGCTGCCGCGGCCCGGCGACCACACCTTCCGCAGCGGCACCATCCACAACTTCAGCACCAACCCGGCCGTGCGCGAGACGATCGGCCGGCTCAGCCAGATCCACCCGACTGTGACCGGCAGCACGACCGTGACCGGTACTCCCGACTGTCAGCGGACCATCACCGTCCCCGACTTCAACCCCGTGCGGACGCAACCGGTGCAGGCCACGGCCCTGTTCGGCGCCGGCTGGATCGACCTGATTTCGGACCGCGCCATCCTCCGCAACGCCCGCAACCGGGGCGTGCAGAACGCGGTTCGTGAACTGTCCCTCCAGTTCGACGACATCCCCGTCGGGAAGGTCCGGCACGTCGCCGGCGGCGTCGGCAAATTCGGCTGGCGCGGTCAGTTCCACACGCTGTCCGAGTTCGTGTCGGTGGCGTGTGCGAACGAACTCGGCCTCGGCACGCCGGACAACCCTCAGGCGCAGCCGTTCACGAGCCACAGCCCGGCGAGTGAGCCCGACCTGGACCGCACACAGGTCCGGCAACTGGTGGCATTCGTGAAGACACTCCCGCGGCCGATCGAGGCCGATGGCGGGGCGCACGCGGCCCGCGGCAGGCAACTGTTCGGCGAGATCGGCTGTGCCGCGTGCCACGTCCCCGACCTGGGCGGCGTCACCGGCGTGTACAGCGACTTCCTCCTGTACGTGATGGAAGACCCGGTGCCGAGCGGCGGCCGCGGCGGAAGCGCTTACGACCCCGCCCCGCCAGAGCTGAACCTGCCCGGCCGGCCGGGGAGCGAGACGGAGCCGAACGAGTGGAAGACGCCGCCGCTGTGGGGCGTGGCCGACTCGGCCCCGTACTGGCACGACGGCACGGCCCCGAGTCTGAAGGACGCCGTGCTGAAGCACCGCGGCAACGGCAAGGCGGTGTCGGAGCGGTTCAAGAAGCTGCCGGCCGCGGACCAGGAGTCGGTGCTGGCCTTCCTCGGTACACTGAAGGCGCCGCCGGACGCGCAGCCCCTGCGAAACTCGGCCGTGACCCGCCTGGCTCGGAAGTGA
- a CDS encoding tetratricopeptide repeat protein, which produces MSPGLFAGLLLLAPPDPPREWSPAHRDAVARYGAALLQSRRDRLLTAAAGFEKAAKDDPAATEPLMELVRIYSQSGREPDAVRAARTVLERDPANTAAGLALARLLFGLGELGEAATVAKGVAGGMNADATPERVVTACRDLGTILEKANDAAGAADALGRARDVLIQHRKRLVVPGGFSATEADTALADCHERIGKALVAQKKADAAAESFRAAHAIYADSKRLNDASAAARLDWNLSGALAAKGEPAAALRHLDAFLRLRPQAVEPYERLADLLRQANRPDDVLPLLRGQSAADPRNLPLQAVLAAESARVPGSRAEADDLFARLGEQTNDPKIVRAVVRSHVQTGRPGRVLNDFDTCFKTLKDRDEGGSARVAERDFAAERTRVLGELLRAEAGWANAVVTAGADDLAAGRKHEYGTTHVLGVLAARHGRIDLAVVQFRQAVAAAPRDTQPAAYGALIDALWRARKPADVAAVCREGLRVADGVAPAYFHFHLAYALAELGDVADALAAADRAITMAGDADRLTVRLRKLTVLKVLGRWDESIALGRRLLDEFDAPADRERTRYALAGAYWGAKREAEAEAELRAILDRDPDHAGACNDLGYHLADRNRSLEEAERLVRRAVARDRLDRRRAGDVDPDNPAYLDSLAWVLFRRDKLPEARALLERVSVIPEGAADPVVWDHLGDVCFRLDDKPAAKAAWERAAALYPTDHRGRRDGRLDEVRRKLRRVP; this is translated from the coding sequence ATGTCCCCCGGGCTCTTCGCCGGATTACTGCTCCTCGCACCTCCCGACCCGCCACGCGAGTGGTCGCCCGCCCACCGCGACGCCGTGGCGCGCTACGGGGCCGCGCTGCTCCAGTCCCGCCGCGACCGCCTCCTCACGGCGGCCGCCGGCTTCGAGAAGGCCGCGAAGGACGACCCCGCGGCGACCGAACCCCTGATGGAACTGGTCCGCATCTACAGCCAGAGCGGCCGCGAGCCCGACGCCGTGCGCGCCGCCCGCACCGTGCTCGAACGCGACCCCGCCAACACCGCCGCCGGCCTCGCACTCGCCCGGCTCCTGTTCGGCCTCGGCGAACTGGGCGAGGCAGCGACGGTCGCGAAGGGCGTCGCCGGGGGAATGAATGCCGACGCGACGCCGGAGCGGGTCGTCACCGCGTGCCGCGACCTGGGCACCATCCTGGAGAAGGCCAACGACGCGGCCGGCGCGGCAGACGCACTCGGCCGGGCGCGCGACGTGTTGATCCAGCACCGCAAGCGGCTCGTCGTCCCCGGCGGGTTCAGCGCGACCGAAGCGGATACGGCCCTGGCCGACTGTCACGAGCGGATCGGAAAAGCGCTCGTGGCCCAGAAGAAAGCCGACGCTGCGGCCGAGTCCTTTCGAGCGGCCCACGCGATCTACGCTGACTCCAAGCGGCTGAACGACGCCAGCGCCGCGGCGCGGCTTGACTGGAACCTGTCCGGGGCCCTCGCCGCGAAGGGCGAACCGGCCGCTGCCCTACGACACCTCGACGCCTTCCTCAGGCTCCGCCCGCAGGCCGTCGAGCCCTACGAGCGCCTCGCCGACCTGCTGAGGCAAGCGAACCGGCCCGACGACGTGCTGCCGCTCCTCCGCGGGCAGAGTGCGGCCGACCCGCGGAATTTACCACTGCAAGCAGTCCTCGCCGCAGAGTCGGCGCGGGTGCCCGGTTCGCGGGCGGAAGCGGACGACTTGTTCGCCCGCCTCGGGGAGCAGACCAACGACCCGAAAATCGTCCGTGCCGTGGTTCGCTCGCACGTGCAGACCGGCCGGCCGGGGCGGGTTCTGAACGACTTCGACACCTGCTTCAAGACACTGAAGGACCGCGACGAGGGCGGCTCGGCACGCGTCGCCGAGCGCGACTTCGCCGCCGAACGGACGCGGGTGCTGGGCGAGCTGCTGCGGGCGGAGGCGGGCTGGGCGAACGCCGTCGTCACCGCCGGGGCCGACGACCTGGCCGCGGGACGGAAGCACGAGTACGGCACGACGCACGTACTCGGCGTCCTCGCGGCCCGGCACGGCCGGATCGACCTGGCCGTCGTGCAGTTCCGGCAGGCCGTTGCCGCGGCCCCACGCGACACGCAGCCGGCCGCCTACGGGGCGCTCATCGACGCGCTCTGGCGCGCTCGCAAGCCGGCCGACGTCGCAGCCGTCTGTCGTGAAGGGCTCCGCGTCGCCGACGGCGTCGCGCCGGCGTACTTCCACTTCCACCTCGCCTACGCACTGGCGGAACTCGGCGACGTGGCCGACGCGCTGGCCGCCGCGGACCGAGCCATCACGATGGCCGGCGACGCCGACCGCCTGACCGTGCGGCTCCGCAAGCTCACGGTCCTGAAGGTGCTCGGCCGGTGGGACGAGTCCATCGCCCTCGGCCGCCGGCTGCTGGACGAGTTCGACGCGCCCGCCGACCGCGAGCGGACCCGCTACGCCCTCGCCGGAGCGTACTGGGGTGCGAAGCGCGAGGCCGAAGCGGAGGCGGAGTTGCGGGCGATTCTCGACCGGGACCCGGACCACGCCGGCGCGTGCAACGACCTGGGCTACCACCTCGCCGACCGCAACCGCAGCCTGGAGGAAGCCGAGCGCCTGGTGCGCCGGGCGGTCGCCCGCGACCGGCTCGACCGCCGCAGGGCCGGTGACGTGGACCCGGACAACCCCGCGTACCTCGACAGCCTGGCGTGGGTGCTGTTCCGCCGCGACAAGCTGCCCGAAGCGCGGGCGCTCCTGGAGCGCGTCTCGGTCATTCCCGAAGGCGCAGCCGACCCCGTGGTGTGGGACCACCTCGGCGACGTGTGCTTCCGGCTGGACGACAAGCCGGCGGCGAAGGCGGCGTGGGAGCGGGCCGCGGCCCTGTACCCGACCGACCACCGCGGCCGCCGCGACGGCCGGCTCGACGAGGTGCGGCGGAAGCTGCGGCGGGTGCCGTGA